From Halomicrobium salinisoli, the proteins below share one genomic window:
- a CDS encoding NAD(P)/FAD-dependent oxidoreductase, producing MSDESHDEYQVAVVGGGPAGLTAALYTTRLGHDTIVIDRGGGRAAMMQDTHNVIGVPEDVSGNEFLGTAREQVESYGGDILQAYVESVEEVDGGFRLTAGEDTIDADRVVLATGFTDERPDPPLPPTGRGLHYCLHCDAYMFVDEPVYVMGTGEAAAHVAMIMLNFTDDVDLLTRGEEPEWSDETDEQLRAHPVDIVRKELADMHKDDSGWLESFEFADGEVREYRGGFAMYGSDYHADLADQLGLERTDDGNVAVDDHGNTNVDGVYATGDLTPGHNQIPVAMGEGAKVGIDIHYGLREFPRSSGAIEESGPVSPDEVPAISPELMATAIGHEGHAGGPRDPGVDADGSAEKTAAEQDD from the coding sequence ATGAGTGACGAGAGCCACGACGAGTACCAGGTGGCGGTCGTCGGTGGGGGGCCGGCCGGGCTGACGGCAGCCCTCTACACGACGCGGCTGGGACACGACACCATCGTGATCGACCGCGGGGGCGGTCGGGCGGCGATGATGCAGGACACGCACAACGTCATCGGGGTGCCCGAGGACGTCTCGGGCAACGAGTTCCTCGGGACGGCCCGCGAGCAGGTCGAGAGCTACGGCGGCGACATCCTCCAGGCCTACGTCGAGTCCGTCGAGGAGGTCGACGGCGGCTTCCGGCTGACCGCGGGCGAGGACACTATCGATGCCGACCGCGTCGTGCTGGCGACCGGGTTCACCGACGAGCGGCCCGATCCGCCGCTGCCGCCGACGGGGCGCGGTCTGCACTACTGCCTGCACTGCGACGCCTACATGTTCGTTGACGAGCCCGTCTACGTGATGGGCACCGGCGAGGCGGCGGCCCACGTCGCGATGATCATGCTGAACTTCACCGACGACGTGGACCTGCTGACCCGCGGCGAGGAGCCGGAGTGGAGCGACGAGACCGACGAGCAGCTGCGTGCCCACCCCGTCGATATCGTCCGGAAGGAGCTGGCGGACATGCACAAGGACGACAGCGGCTGGCTGGAGTCCTTCGAGTTCGCAGACGGCGAGGTCCGCGAGTACCGCGGCGGCTTCGCGATGTACGGCTCCGATTACCACGCCGACCTGGCCGACCAGCTGGGTCTGGAGCGCACCGACGACGGCAACGTGGCGGTCGACGACCACGGCAACACCAACGTCGACGGCGTCTACGCCACCGGCGACCTGACGCCCGGCCACAACCAGATCCCCGTCGCGATGGGCGAGGGCGCCAAGGTCGGTATCGACATCCACTACGGCCTGCGTGAGTTCCCCCGCTCGAGCGGGGCGATCGAGGAGTCGGGCCCGGTCTCGCCAGACGAGGTCCCGGCCATCTCGCCGGAGCTCATGGCCACGGCGATCGGCCACGAGGGTCACGCCGGCGGCCCGCGCGACCCCGGCGTCGACGCGGACGGCTCGGCCGAGAAGACGGCCGCGGAACAGGACGACTAG
- a CDS encoding universal stress protein, with protein MDAILCAVDGSDRASEAFERALEIAEVTRADLHLLHVVDRTRVGEPALSSGELLVIEREDEGRELLERLADRAREAGVDVETRTCRGDPADEVLRQTEAADADLLVLGARGTDHEERLGTVTRRVCGTCDRRLMVV; from the coding sequence ATGGACGCGATACTCTGCGCGGTCGACGGGAGTGACAGGGCCAGCGAGGCGTTCGAGCGGGCGCTGGAGATCGCCGAGGTGACCCGGGCCGACCTCCACCTCCTGCACGTGGTCGACCGGACCCGCGTCGGCGAACCGGCGCTGTCCAGCGGCGAACTGCTCGTCATCGAGCGAGAGGACGAGGGCCGGGAACTGCTGGAGCGACTCGCCGACCGGGCCAGGGAGGCAGGCGTCGACGTCGAGACGCGGACCTGTCGCGGCGACCCCGCCGACGAGGTGCTCCGGCAGACGGAGGCGGCGGACGCCGACCTCCTCGTCCTCGGCGCCCGCGGGACCGACCACGAGGAGAGGCTCGGGACCGTCACGCGGCGCGTCTGTGGCACCTGCGACCGTCGGCTGATGGTGGTGTGA
- a CDS encoding 5-formyltetrahydrofolate cyclo-ligase has product MDKDALRDRVWDELEDSGVARFPFPPHDRIPNFAGAADAAERLAGTDAWERADAIKANPDAPQLPVRRRALREGKTVYMAVPRLREAECFLELDPAEIDDIESAPTVSSMDEYGRQVGPEDVDSVDLIVSGSVAVDEDGARIGKGEGFSDLEYAVLRELDLVDDETPVVTTVHERQVREEEWTVDDHDVPMDLLVTPERVVETGTPYERPAGVDWDLLDEERIEEIPVLAERR; this is encoded by the coding sequence ATGGACAAGGACGCTCTCCGCGACCGGGTCTGGGACGAACTCGAGGACAGCGGCGTCGCCCGGTTCCCCTTCCCGCCCCACGACAGGATCCCAAACTTCGCGGGGGCGGCGGACGCGGCCGAGCGCCTCGCCGGGACGGACGCCTGGGAGCGCGCCGACGCGATCAAGGCCAATCCCGACGCGCCACAGTTGCCGGTCCGCCGACGCGCGCTCCGCGAGGGCAAGACCGTCTACATGGCCGTCCCGCGCCTGCGCGAGGCCGAGTGCTTCCTCGAACTCGATCCGGCAGAGATCGACGATATCGAGAGCGCGCCGACGGTCTCCTCGATGGACGAGTACGGCCGGCAGGTCGGTCCCGAGGACGTCGATTCGGTCGACCTGATCGTCTCCGGCAGCGTCGCCGTCGACGAGGACGGCGCCCGGATCGGCAAGGGCGAGGGGTTCAGCGACCTCGAGTACGCCGTACTGCGCGAACTCGACCTCGTCGACGACGAGACGCCCGTGGTCACGACCGTTCACGAGCGGCAGGTCCGCGAGGAAGAATGGACCGTCGACGACCACGACGTCCCGATGGACCTGCTCGTCACGCCGGAGCGGGTCGTCGAGACGGGGACGCCCTACGAGCGACCTGCGGGCGTCGACTGGGACCTGCTCGACGAGGAGCGCATCGAGGAGATCCCGGTGCTGGCCGAGCGGCGGTAG
- a CDS encoding DEAD/DEAH box helicase yields MDETIEWLRGRPYYEGQIEDRRTVPGREATLADCDVEERLADALSDRGIDDFYAHQAEAVGAVRDGDDVVLATETASGKSLAYTVPAFERAMDRRATTLYVAPQVALINDQTETLSDLAGDLGFASGVTVDQYTGRQSKSEKEAIRERQPTVLLTTPDMLHYGILPHAHRLWDWFFQRLETVVIDEVHEYRGVFGSHVSLVMRRLQRVVERFQEDADRDGDSDAGPEWICCSATIGNPVEHAAAVTGQPEDAFDLVDEDASASGPRHWCLWNPPKYDDGSDGGDGWGDSGRRRSPHVESKQLFVDLVQRGLQTVVFAGSRQVAERYASECADELQDRGEHELSRSVGAYQAALTDERRRDLEDRLKSGDLRGVWSTNALELGVDVGGLDAVILDGYPGTRMQTFQQAGRAGRGTDPALVVLVPGEDQLDQYVARNPGELFDHAPEQAVTNPENDQLMPAHVCSAARETWLKPDDDRHFGEGFPDLVADLESSGDLQRRTTDAGVRWTYAGDGSPQHDTSLRTVDDREVRLMHGGDVIARLPFGDALRDAHPGAIYHHQGTTYEVVDLDLDRNVAELDRTWADYFTRTLHDKEITVEADLREDRLAAREDVPVRFAEVTMRKQITGYERKDATSGETVGQRSLDLPETTLETKALYFTVPGDVERAMLGRSEAVAADGGSGAGDEGGPASAPEPPEDAGDLPGGIHAAEHAMISMFPFGYLCDRRDIGGLSTPVHPHTGKPTVFVYDGYPGGVGLARSGFEGVDDLMATTLSMLRSCDCADGCPACVQSPHCGNANDPLDKGLATYLLAALTGDGD; encoded by the coding sequence GTGGACGAGACTATCGAGTGGCTCCGGGGCCGGCCCTACTACGAGGGGCAGATCGAAGACCGGCGGACGGTCCCGGGGCGGGAGGCGACGCTGGCCGACTGCGACGTCGAGGAGCGACTCGCCGACGCCCTGTCGGACCGTGGCATCGACGATTTCTACGCCCACCAGGCCGAGGCCGTCGGGGCCGTCCGGGACGGGGACGACGTCGTCCTCGCGACGGAGACGGCCAGCGGGAAGAGCCTCGCGTACACGGTGCCCGCCTTCGAGCGTGCGATGGACCGGCGGGCGACGACCCTCTACGTCGCCCCGCAGGTCGCGCTGATCAACGACCAGACGGAGACGCTGTCGGACCTCGCGGGGGACCTCGGGTTCGCCTCCGGCGTGACCGTCGACCAGTACACCGGCCGGCAGTCCAAATCGGAGAAGGAGGCCATCCGGGAGCGCCAGCCGACCGTGCTGCTGACGACGCCGGACATGCTCCACTACGGCATCCTGCCCCACGCCCACCGGCTGTGGGACTGGTTCTTCCAGCGCCTGGAGACCGTCGTCATCGACGAGGTCCACGAGTACCGCGGCGTGTTCGGCAGCCACGTCTCGCTCGTGATGCGGCGCCTCCAGCGCGTCGTCGAGCGGTTTCAGGAGGACGCGGACAGAGACGGTGATTCGGACGCCGGCCCGGAGTGGATCTGCTGCTCGGCGACCATCGGCAACCCCGTCGAGCACGCGGCGGCGGTGACGGGCCAGCCCGAGGACGCCTTCGACCTCGTCGACGAGGACGCAAGCGCCAGCGGGCCGCGCCACTGGTGTCTGTGGAACCCCCCGAAGTACGACGACGGCAGCGACGGCGGAGACGGCTGGGGCGACAGCGGTCGCCGGCGCTCGCCCCACGTCGAGAGCAAGCAGCTGTTCGTCGACCTCGTCCAGCGCGGCCTCCAGACGGTCGTGTTCGCGGGCTCGCGCCAGGTGGCCGAGCGGTACGCCAGCGAGTGCGCCGACGAACTGCAGGATCGCGGGGAACACGAGCTCTCCCGCTCGGTCGGGGCCTACCAGGCCGCGCTCACCGACGAGCGCCGGCGGGACCTGGAGGACCGGCTCAAGTCAGGCGACCTCCGAGGCGTCTGGAGCACGAACGCCCTGGAGCTGGGCGTCGACGTCGGCGGGCTGGACGCGGTGATCCTCGACGGCTACCCCGGCACCAGGATGCAGACGTTCCAGCAGGCCGGCCGCGCGGGCCGCGGCACCGACCCTGCCCTCGTGGTTCTCGTCCCCGGCGAGGACCAGCTGGACCAGTACGTCGCGCGCAACCCCGGGGAGCTGTTCGACCACGCGCCCGAGCAGGCCGTGACGAACCCCGAGAACGACCAGCTCATGCCGGCGCACGTCTGCTCGGCGGCCCGGGAGACGTGGCTCAAGCCCGACGACGACCGCCACTTCGGCGAGGGCTTTCCGGACCTCGTCGCCGACCTCGAGAGCAGCGGCGACCTGCAGCGGCGGACCACGGACGCGGGCGTCCGGTGGACCTACGCCGGAGACGGCAGCCCCCAGCACGACACCAGCCTGCGGACCGTCGACGACCGCGAGGTGCGCCTGATGCACGGCGGTGACGTCATCGCGCGCCTGCCGTTCGGCGACGCCCTGCGGGACGCCCACCCGGGCGCCATCTACCACCACCAGGGGACGACCTACGAGGTGGTCGATCTGGACCTGGACCGCAACGTCGCCGAACTGGACCGCACGTGGGCCGACTACTTCACGCGGACCCTCCACGACAAGGAGATCACCGTCGAGGCGGACCTGCGCGAGGACCGCCTGGCCGCCCGCGAGGACGTGCCCGTCCGCTTCGCCGAGGTGACCATGCGGAAGCAGATCACCGGCTACGAGCGGAAGGACGCCACCAGCGGCGAGACCGTCGGCCAGCGCTCGCTGGACCTGCCCGAGACGACCCTGGAGACGAAGGCGCTGTACTTCACGGTGCCCGGCGACGTCGAGCGGGCGATGCTCGGGCGGAGCGAGGCCGTGGCGGCCGACGGCGGTAGCGGAGCGGGGGACGAGGGCGGACCGGCGTCAGCGCCCGAGCCGCCCGAGGACGCCGGCGACCTCCCGGGCGGTATCCACGCCGCGGAGCACGCCATGATCTCCATGTTCCCCTTCGGGTACCTCTGTGACCGGCGGGACATCGGCGGCCTGTCGACGCCCGTCCACCCTCACACCGGGAAGCCGACCGTCTTCGTCTACGACGGCTACCCCGGCGGCGTCGGCCTGGCCCGCAGCGGGTTCGAGGGCGTCGACGACCTCATGGCGACGACGCTCTCGATGCTCCGGTCCTGCGACTGCGCGGACGGCTGCCCGGCCTGCGTCCAGTCGCCCCACTGCGGCAACGCCAACGACCCGCTGGACAAGGGGCTGGCGACGTACCTGCTGGCGGCGCTGACGGGCGACGGCGACTGA
- a CDS encoding helix-turn-helix domain-containing protein yields the protein MPRAELTLTIPEDVWIGELSRGYPEAEFRVLAAVPDEDGGVGLAEVTAEQLADVLGEMRDLAAVTGLELLGQWEETALVQFETSRPLLLLAVQGSGVPLEMPFTLADGEARWEITAPQERLSDLGEQLDEFGIPFRVDRVTQHVETEQLLTESQLELVQAAVENGYYDTPRDCSLTDLADEVGIAKSTCSETLHRAEEKIVKRFVGDLG from the coding sequence ATGCCCAGAGCTGAACTCACGCTGACGATCCCGGAGGACGTCTGGATCGGCGAGCTGTCGCGAGGGTACCCGGAGGCGGAGTTCCGGGTGCTGGCCGCGGTGCCGGACGAGGACGGCGGCGTCGGCCTGGCGGAGGTCACGGCCGAACAGCTCGCCGACGTACTGGGCGAGATGCGGGACCTGGCGGCCGTGACCGGGCTGGAACTGCTCGGCCAGTGGGAGGAGACGGCGCTGGTCCAGTTCGAGACCTCGCGGCCGCTCCTGCTGCTGGCGGTCCAGGGGTCGGGCGTCCCGCTGGAGATGCCCTTCACCCTCGCCGACGGGGAGGCCCGGTGGGAGATCACCGCGCCGCAGGAGCGCCTCTCGGACCTGGGCGAGCAGCTCGACGAGTTCGGCATCCCCTTCCGTGTCGATCGGGTGACCCAGCACGTCGAGACCGAACAGCTGCTGACGGAGAGCCAGCTCGAACTCGTCCAGGCGGCCGTCGAGAACGGTTACTACGACACGCCGCGGGACTGCTCGCTGACGGACCTCGCCGACGAGGTCGGCATCGCCAAGTCGACCTGCAGCGAGACGCTCCACCGCGCGGAGGAGAAGATCGTCAAGCGCTTCGTCGGCGACCTGGGCTGA
- a CDS encoding SRPBCC family protein, which translates to MERVTVTRTLDADPDAVRELIADVEPFMRAGGFDAVRVDGDRLELENTVGLFEVELVLDVVDDADAVLAYEQRDGIFESMRTAYRVEDGPDGATVTATTTFEAVDLPVVGKVLDATVVKRQRRKELEEQFDYLERQLSG; encoded by the coding sequence ATGGAGCGAGTGACCGTGACGCGCACGCTCGACGCCGATCCGGACGCCGTCCGGGAGCTGATCGCGGACGTCGAGCCGTTCATGCGCGCCGGGGGGTTCGACGCGGTCCGGGTGGACGGCGATCGGCTGGAACTGGAGAACACGGTCGGCCTGTTCGAGGTCGAACTGGTCCTCGACGTCGTCGACGACGCCGACGCCGTCCTCGCCTACGAGCAGCGGGACGGCATCTTCGAGTCGATGCGGACGGCGTACCGCGTCGAGGACGGCCCGGACGGCGCGACCGTGACGGCGACGACGACCTTCGAGGCCGTCGACCTGCCCGTCGTCGGCAAGGTGCTGGACGCGACCGTCGTGAAGCGACAGCGCCGGAAGGAACTCGAGGAGCAGTTCGACTACCTGGAACGCCAGCTGTCGGGATGA
- a CDS encoding DUF2061 domain-containing protein yields the protein MVSLPGLLDRTALQQRRRAVVKTLCYRLVMVAITVVVALAVTGSAGDALEIGLAANVVKTVTYYGYERLWDRISWGVAGA from the coding sequence ATGGTCTCGCTGCCCGGGCTGCTGGACCGCACGGCGCTCCAGCAACGCCGTCGCGCCGTCGTGAAGACGCTGTGCTACCGGCTCGTGATGGTGGCGATCACGGTCGTCGTCGCGCTCGCCGTGACCGGCAGCGCCGGCGACGCGCTGGAGATCGGCCTCGCCGCCAACGTCGTCAAGACCGTCACCTACTACGGCTACGAGCGCCTCTGGGACCGCATCTCCTGGGGCGTCGCCGGCGCCTGA
- a CDS encoding ribbon-helix-helix domain-containing protein, with product MPKTQVDLPDRIDSEIDRLVESGDFVNREQAVEELLSMGISAYGPMEEATEEPGEDLFDNVDEQQDPAARDEGDSDEYGF from the coding sequence ATGCCGAAGACTCAGGTGGACCTCCCGGACCGCATCGACTCGGAGATCGACCGGCTCGTCGAGAGCGGCGACTTCGTCAACCGCGAGCAGGCCGTCGAGGAACTCCTCTCGATGGGAATCTCCGCGTACGGCCCCATGGAGGAGGCGACCGAGGAGCCCGGCGAGGACCTGTTCGACAACGTCGACGAGCAGCAGGACCCCGCAGCCCGCGACGAGGGCGATTCCGACGAGTACGGCTTCTGA
- a CDS encoding type IV pilin yields the protein MRIKELLERDDAVSPVIGVILMVAITVILAAVIASFVLNLGDQAQQQTPTVSFDFEYDSSGSGTVSITHASGDSLDRGRIAVSGPGITYDETNWPSTTVSAGDTYSASSSDDFEEGDVVRITWTAESGGSSSTLAEFEVPSDSEDA from the coding sequence ATGCGAATCAAGGAACTCCTCGAGCGCGACGACGCGGTGTCGCCGGTCATCGGCGTCATCCTGATGGTCGCGATCACGGTCATCCTGGCCGCCGTCATCGCCTCATTCGTTCTCAACCTGGGGGACCAGGCACAGCAGCAGACGCCGACAGTGAGCTTCGACTTCGAGTACGACTCCTCGGGTAGTGGCACAGTTTCCATCACTCATGCGAGCGGTGATTCACTTGATCGAGGGAGAATCGCTGTTAGTGGTCCTGGTATTACATACGATGAAACGAATTGGCCATCTACTACAGTCTCTGCTGGAGACACCTATTCTGCGTCATCAAGTGATGATTTCGAAGAGGGCGATGTCGTCCGCATCACTTGGACTGCGGAGAGCGGTGGATCCAGCTCGACTCTCGCTGAGTTCGAGGTCCCGAGCGACTCTGAAGACGCCTAA
- a CDS encoding enolase C-terminal domain-like protein: MSPTIERIESIEFSYELPDVGTPPGGFDVVYDPGNAMERTLFAVRVETSDGLVGRYVGNNSPGAAQVNMVADYLIGKDPLKRERHWSEIKRALRKYDRMGMGPLDVALWDYAGQKYDAPIHELLGTHRERLPAYASTYQGDRSGGLDSPAAYADFAEECLSMGYPAYKVHGWDGDWRDADLLAETVRAVGERVGDEMDLMVDPACDLATWADALQVGRACDEYGYLWLEDPYRDGGISQHGHRRLGEHVDTPLLQTEHVRGLEPHTDFVTSEATDFVRADPDYDAGITGAMKVARVAEGFGLDVEFHAPGPAKRHCMAAARNANYYEMALVHPDAPNTTPPVYAGDYRDEIDAIDDDGTVPVPDGPGLGVEYDWDFIEANAVGRREYA; encoded by the coding sequence ATGTCACCGACTATCGAACGGATCGAGTCCATCGAGTTCAGCTACGAGTTGCCGGACGTCGGGACGCCGCCGGGCGGGTTCGACGTCGTCTACGACCCCGGGAACGCGATGGAGCGGACGCTGTTCGCGGTCCGGGTCGAGACCAGCGACGGGCTCGTCGGGCGGTACGTCGGGAACAACTCGCCGGGCGCGGCGCAGGTCAACATGGTCGCCGACTACCTGATCGGGAAGGACCCGCTGAAGCGCGAGCGCCACTGGTCGGAGATCAAGCGCGCCCTCCGGAAGTACGACCGCATGGGAATGGGGCCGCTCGACGTCGCGCTGTGGGACTACGCCGGGCAGAAGTATGACGCGCCGATCCACGAGCTGCTGGGTACCCACCGCGAGCGTCTGCCCGCCTACGCCTCGACCTACCAGGGCGACCGGAGCGGCGGGCTCGACTCGCCCGCGGCCTACGCCGACTTCGCCGAGGAGTGCCTGTCGATGGGGTACCCCGCCTACAAGGTCCACGGCTGGGACGGCGACTGGCGCGACGCCGACCTGCTGGCGGAGACGGTCCGCGCCGTCGGCGAGCGCGTCGGCGACGAGATGGACCTGATGGTCGACCCCGCCTGCGACCTGGCGACGTGGGCCGACGCGCTGCAGGTGGGCCGCGCCTGCGACGAGTACGGCTACCTCTGGCTCGAGGACCCGTACCGCGACGGCGGCATCTCCCAGCACGGTCACCGGCGGCTGGGCGAGCACGTCGACACGCCGCTGCTCCAGACCGAGCACGTCCGCGGGCTGGAACCGCACACCGACTTCGTGACCAGCGAAGCGACGGACTTCGTCCGCGCCGATCCCGACTACGACGCGGGTATCACCGGCGCGATGAAAGTGGCCCGCGTCGCGGAGGGCTTCGGGCTGGACGTCGAGTTCCACGCTCCGGGTCCGGCCAAGCGCCACTGCATGGCGGCCGCGCGGAACGCCAACTACTACGAGATGGCGCTGGTCCACCCCGACGCGCCCAACACCACCCCGCCCGTCTACGCAGGCGACTACCGCGACGAGATCGACGCGATCGACGACGACGGCACCGTGCCCGTTCCCGACGGCCCCGGCCTCGGCGTCGAGTACGACTGGGACTTCATCGAGGCCAACGCCGTCGGCCGCCGGGAGTACGCGTAG
- a CDS encoding nuclear transport factor 2 family protein: MNEDARDRLIEHYLDGMDRADKGLLRDAFAPDIVHEHPERHVEGIDEFLTFKVDEQPPQESEHEVTRRIHVPEASVVQGRKVGTVEGEPVDVEFCDVYEFNADESAITRLSVYVRE; this comes from the coding sequence ATGAACGAGGACGCGCGCGACCGACTCATAGAGCACTATCTGGACGGTATGGATCGTGCGGACAAAGGCCTGCTGCGGGATGCCTTCGCGCCGGATATCGTCCACGAGCACCCCGAGCGCCACGTCGAGGGGATCGACGAGTTTCTGACGTTCAAAGTCGACGAGCAGCCGCCTCAGGAGTCCGAGCACGAGGTGACCCGCCGCATCCACGTTCCGGAGGCGTCCGTGGTCCAGGGACGGAAGGTCGGAACCGTCGAGGGCGAACCGGTCGACGTCGAGTTCTGTGACGTCTACGAGTTCAACGCTGACGAATCGGCGATCACCAGGCTCTCCGTCTACGTGCGCGAGTGA
- a CDS encoding FxsA family protein — translation MLRVIAVLLLIPLLDAILLAVLAAEWLPVSVVVLLVVLTALLGMLLVRAEGRHTLRRIQEKLAAGKVPTDELVDGGLLIAAGAFFLTPGLVTDFVGLLLALPLTRYPIRAAALRWVIEPYVDARTDGFASGNVYIGGFPGDGGPGAGPSPGSGASGDQGGGRQGSPPGFDHDNATDIDFEERDDE, via the coding sequence ATGCTTCGCGTCATCGCGGTGTTGTTGCTGATCCCGCTGCTGGATGCGATCCTGCTGGCGGTGCTGGCCGCGGAGTGGCTCCCGGTGTCCGTGGTGGTGTTGCTCGTGGTGCTCACGGCGCTGCTGGGGATGCTACTGGTGCGGGCCGAGGGCCGGCACACTCTCCGGCGGATACAGGAGAAACTCGCCGCCGGGAAGGTCCCTACCGACGAGCTGGTCGACGGCGGCCTCCTCATCGCCGCGGGGGCGTTCTTCCTGACGCCCGGGCTGGTGACGGACTTCGTCGGCCTCCTGCTGGCGCTGCCGCTGACCCGCTACCCCATCCGCGCGGCGGCGCTGCGGTGGGTCATCGAGCCCTACGTCGACGCCCGGACCGACGGCTTCGCCTCGGGCAACGTCTACATCGGCGGGTTCCCCGGCGACGGCGGTCCCGGCGCCGGCCCGAGTCCCGGCTCCGGCGCCAGCGGCGACCAGGGCGGCGGCCGCCAGGGCAGCCCGCCCGGCTTCGACCACGACAACGCCACTGACATCGACTTCGAGGAGCGCGACGACGAGTGA
- a CDS encoding DUF255 domain-containing protein gives MDEFAADTKVEWREWGTEAFERAEAEGKPILLALTVQWSPECREMDRKTYGEPRIAANVNDGFVPVRVDADRHPRVRERYNMGGFPSTVFLTPSGEVLSGATYLGPAGFRGILDSVRESWDAKGEAAGSVPRALQTEAPPGGEVTSRIEEEMIEQLLAAYDGDYGGWGSDVKFPLPRTVEFALVRARDQATRTLEAIRTHLRDTYDGGFFRYATGRDWSDARREKLLDENAAVMRAFAHGYRYTGEETYREVAEGALEYLTTTLWTSGARSAPETASGDEPRAAGDAFAASQAGDDDYYRMEATEREGADPPHVDGTVLADRNGLAVDALATYAAYTDDERASRYAERARDHLREHLIDDGVVTHYVDGEETGPSGLLLDQARVLQGLTTSWQVLGDGDPAEAIADWTIEHLQEDSGAFTDGPAEGPGLCDRTQYPLDTTVEMADALLDLAALTGADRYREAARDAVASFAGASDRMGVEVAGYATAAARVLEPHVLRVGEPAGSDLHRAALRLADHETTVVPDADCDGAELLVDGEREAAADSPAGLEDALTGE, from the coding sequence ATGGACGAGTTCGCGGCGGACACGAAAGTCGAGTGGCGCGAGTGGGGCACGGAGGCCTTCGAGCGAGCCGAGGCCGAAGGCAAGCCGATCCTGCTGGCGCTGACGGTCCAGTGGAGCCCGGAGTGCCGGGAGATGGACCGGAAGACGTACGGGGAGCCCCGCATCGCGGCGAACGTCAACGACGGGTTCGTGCCGGTGCGGGTCGACGCGGACCGCCACCCGCGCGTGCGCGAGCGATACAACATGGGTGGGTTCCCGTCGACCGTCTTCCTGACGCCGTCGGGCGAGGTGCTCTCGGGGGCGACGTACCTCGGGCCGGCGGGGTTCCGGGGTATCCTCGACAGCGTCCGGGAGTCGTGGGACGCGAAGGGCGAGGCGGCGGGGTCGGTCCCGCGGGCGCTGCAGACCGAGGCGCCGCCGGGCGGGGAGGTCACGTCGCGCATCGAGGAGGAGATGATCGAGCAGTTGCTGGCCGCCTACGACGGGGACTACGGCGGCTGGGGGTCGGACGTGAAGTTCCCGCTGCCGCGGACCGTGGAGTTCGCGCTGGTGCGGGCCCGCGACCAGGCGACGCGGACGCTGGAGGCGATCCGGACGCACCTGCGGGACACCTACGACGGCGGGTTCTTCCGGTACGCGACGGGGCGGGACTGGAGCGACGCGCGCCGCGAGAAGCTGCTCGACGAGAACGCCGCGGTCATGCGGGCGTTCGCCCACGGCTACCGCTACACCGGCGAGGAGACCTACCGGGAGGTCGCCGAGGGGGCGCTGGAGTACCTCACCACGACCCTCTGGACTAGCGGGGCGCGAAGCGCCCCGGAAACCGCGAGCGGCGACGAGCCGCGAGCGGCCGGCGATGCATTCGCCGCGAGCCAGGCGGGCGACGACGACTACTATCGCATGGAGGCGACCGAGCGGGAGGGCGCCGATCCGCCCCACGTCGACGGGACGGTCCTGGCCGACCGGAACGGGCTGGCCGTGGACGCGCTCGCCACCTACGCGGCCTACACCGACGACGAGCGCGCGAGCCGGTACGCCGAGCGGGCCCGCGACCACCTGCGCGAGCACCTGATCGACGACGGCGTCGTCACCCACTACGTCGACGGCGAGGAGACGGGCCCGTCGGGCCTCCTGCTCGACCAGGCGCGGGTCCTCCAGGGGCTGACCACGAGCTGGCAGGTGCTGGGCGACGGCGACCCCGCCGAGGCGATCGCCGACTGGACGATCGAGCACCTCCAGGAGGACAGCGGCGCGTTCACGGACGGCCCCGCGGAGGGCCCGGGCCTGTGCGACCGGACGCAGTACCCGCTGGACACCACCGTCGAGATGGCCGACGCCCTGCTGGACCTGGCGGCGCTGACCGGCGCGGATCGCTACCGCGAGGCGGCCCGCGACGCCGTGGCGTCCTTCGCCGGGGCGTCCGACCGCATGGGCGTCGAGGTGGCCGGCTACGCCACCGCGGCCGCCCGCGTCCTCGAACCGCACGTCCTCCGCGTCGGCGAACCGGCCGGCAGCGACCTCCACCGCGCGGCGCTGCGGCTGGCCGACCACGAGACGACGGTCGTCCCCGACGCCGACTGCGACGGCGCCGAACTGCTCGTCGACGGCGAGCGCGAGGCCGCCGCCGACTCGCCCGCGGGCCTCGAAGACGCGCTGACCGGCGAATAG